The Pseudophryne corroboree isolate aPseCor3 chromosome 2, aPseCor3.hap2, whole genome shotgun sequence genome has a segment encoding these proteins:
- the LOC135051296 gene encoding protein kinase C theta type-like: protein MEHSKGKWRPQPQKAMREEKKSIKKRRGVKRSAQESCRQKRSGEKSRDRNIGGANSRDAVPSSSPQNPNGEDVIEFQLITINELGEYENPPTGAGNRPSLTAEGHLYKREKPSSHEAVTGKKKRKHQIKEGTGQQKRVKHQDDEHRKQKRRYLDVAMVQEKVKGSDFTPPLDRPGGSGVSSAGPGCRTPLSIGRFIYHQELGRGSYGRVLLASDTVTRRQLAVKVIKKRVVVEDDVIRSVLVEREALQAVRTPFVVRGLFAFQTEELLFLGMEYANGGDLYDLLERTGALDLNTATFYAAEIVCGLEHLHSKGYIHRDIKPENILIDGDGHIKIADLGLALNNMHEGDVATE from the exons ATGGAGCACAGTAAAGGAAAGTGGCGACCCCAACCCCAAAAAGCGATGCGAGAAGAGAAGAAAAGCATAAAGAAGAGGCGTGGAGTGAAGAGGAGCGCACAGGAGAGctgcagacagaagagaagtggagAGAAGAGCAGAGACAGAAATATTGGAGGAGCAAATAGCAGAGATGCTGTACCATCCAGCAGTCCTCAAAATCCCAATGGGGAAGATGTCATCGAGTTCCAGCTCATTACAATCAACGAGCTTGGCGAATATGAGAACCCCCCGACTGGAGCAGGGAACAGGCCGAGTCTCACTGCAGAGGGTCATCTGTACAAAAGGGAGAAACCATCTTCCCATGAGGCTgtgactggcaagaaaaagaggaaaCATCAGATAAAAGAAGGAACAGGACAGCAGAAAAGGGTGAAACACCAAGATGATGAGCATAGAAAGCAGAAAAGGAGATATCTGGATGTGGCCATGGTCCAAGAGAAGGTCAAGGGCAGTGATTTCACTCCTCCATTGGACAGACCAG GAGGCAGCGGAGTCTCCTCAGCCGGCCCCGGCTGCAGAACCCCATTATCCATCGGGCGGTTCATTTACCACCAAGAGCTCGGCCGGGGCAGCTACGGAAGA GTGTTACTGGCATCTGACACTGTCACCAGAAGGCAGCTTGCAGTGAAGGTCATTAAGAAAAGAGTTGTGGTGGAAGACGATGTGATAAGATCTGTGCTGGTGGAGAGAGAGGCACTGCAGGCTGTCAGGACGCCCTTTGTCGTCCGAGGgctttttgccttccagactgag GAGCTCCTCTTCCTGGGAATGGAGTATGCCAATGGAGGAGACCTTTATGACCTATTGGAAAGAACTGGTGCCTTGGACCTAAACACGGCAAC TTTCTATGCAGCGGAGATTGTGTGTGGACTGGAACATCTGCATTCCAAGGGCTACATCCATCG AGACATCAAACCAGAGAATATTCTCATCGATGGAGACGGCCATATTAAGATTGCAGATTTGGGCCTTGCATTAAACAACATGCATGAAGGAGACGTCGCCACTGAATAA